One window of Saccharopolyspora phatthalungensis genomic DNA carries:
- a CDS encoding serine protein kinase RIO: MSAYDEYDPDFIRTTKPAKNRKQTRPKRRRFDDEPLRRGRLTEEERERLAALRDEPEPRPLPNDADRWSTWDSGERGPRPHPPWLVTELAAVDHELGVLKTGKEADVHVLRRSVPGGDSCLLAAKRYRDLDHRMFHRDAGYLEGRRMRKSREMRAMRQRSSFGRGVIAEQWAVAEFAVLSSLWAAGAPVPYPVQRIGTEVLLEFLGAADGTAAPRLAALRPTPDELDDLWLQLVNALVALAGQGFTHGDLSAYNVLVHDGRLLLIDLPQAVDLVANPRGLAYLRRDAANITGWFRARGADEHRTDPDELAVLLATAANLM; this comes from the coding sequence TTGTCTGCATACGACGAGTACGACCCGGATTTCATCCGCACCACGAAGCCGGCCAAGAACCGCAAACAAACGCGGCCGAAACGGCGCCGGTTCGACGACGAGCCGCTGCGGCGCGGCCGGCTCACCGAAGAAGAACGCGAACGGCTCGCCGCGCTGCGCGACGAGCCGGAACCACGACCGCTGCCCAACGACGCCGACCGCTGGTCCACATGGGACTCCGGGGAGCGCGGCCCCAGGCCGCACCCGCCCTGGCTGGTGACCGAGCTGGCCGCGGTCGACCACGAGCTGGGAGTCCTGAAGACCGGCAAGGAAGCCGACGTGCACGTGCTGCGCCGGTCGGTGCCCGGCGGCGACTCCTGCCTGCTCGCGGCGAAGCGGTACCGGGACCTGGACCACCGGATGTTCCACCGCGACGCCGGATACCTGGAGGGGCGGCGGATGCGCAAGTCCCGGGAGATGCGGGCGATGCGGCAGCGCAGCTCGTTCGGCCGCGGCGTGATCGCCGAGCAGTGGGCGGTGGCGGAGTTCGCCGTCCTCTCCTCGCTGTGGGCGGCCGGTGCGCCGGTGCCCTATCCCGTGCAACGCATCGGCACCGAGGTGCTGCTGGAATTCTTGGGCGCCGCCGACGGAACGGCGGCCCCGCGCCTGGCGGCGTTGCGGCCAACGCCCGACGAGCTCGACGACCTCTGGTTGCAACTCGTCAATGCGCTCGTGGCACTGGCGGGCCAGGGTTTCACCCACGGCGACCTGTCCGCTTACAACGTGTTGGTGCACGACGGCCGGCTGCTGTTGATCGACCTGCCGCAAGCGGTTGACCTCGTGGCGAATCCGCGGGGCTTGGCTTACCTGCGACGTGACGCAGCCAACATCACCGGCTGGTTTCGTGCCCGGGGCGCCGACGAGCACCGGACCGACCCGGACGAGCTCGCGGTTCTCCTTGCCACCGCCGCAAATCTGATGTGA
- the yaaA gene encoding peroxide stress protein YaaA: MLVLLPPSETKAVGGAGAPLDLDALSHPELTPTRRKLIDELSTLADDVPASLLALGLSERQVAEVERNAELWDSPTAPALERYTGVLYDALDVRSLPATERTQADARLAVASALFGLVRGNDAIPAYRLSGGNSLPGLGTLRSVWRPVLEPMLADADDLVVDLRSGAYAALAKVPEAVEVRVLSEDTTGKRKVVSHHNKSHKGKLARALAVSRDEPTTIEDVLDVASDAGLQVEREGARELCVVVKA; this comes from the coding sequence AGACCAAGGCGGTCGGCGGCGCCGGCGCGCCGTTGGATCTGGACGCCCTGTCCCACCCGGAATTGACGCCCACCAGGCGGAAGCTGATCGACGAACTGTCCACTTTGGCCGATGATGTGCCCGCCAGCCTGCTAGCGCTGGGGCTGTCGGAGCGCCAGGTGGCAGAGGTCGAGCGCAACGCCGAGCTCTGGGACTCTCCCACCGCACCGGCGCTAGAGCGCTACACCGGGGTGCTCTACGACGCACTCGATGTCCGGTCTCTGCCGGCGACCGAGCGAACGCAGGCCGATGCCCGGCTGGCCGTCGCTTCCGCACTGTTCGGGCTGGTCCGCGGCAACGATGCGATTCCGGCCTATCGCCTTTCCGGGGGCAATTCGCTGCCCGGTCTCGGGACACTGCGCAGCGTGTGGCGCCCGGTGCTGGAGCCGATGCTCGCCGATGCCGACGACCTGGTGGTCGACCTGCGGTCGGGCGCGTACGCGGCGCTGGCCAAGGTACCCGAGGCCGTCGAGGTTCGCGTGCTGTCCGAAGATACGACCGGCAAGCGCAAAGTCGTCAGCCACCACAACAAGTCGCACAAGGGGAAGCTGGCCCGGGCGCTGGCCGTGTCCCGCGACGAACCCACCACGATCGAGGACGTCCTCGACGTCGCCAGCGACGCTGGCCTACAGGTCGAGCGCGAGGGCGCCCGCGAGCTCTGCGTCGTCGTCAAGGCCTGA